Proteins from a genomic interval of Rhizobium sp. SL42:
- a CDS encoding ABC transporter permease subunit has product MAETTQSQPVTTAAMRRQMLAEFWFYFSENRGAVIGLVVFIALVLIAVFAPLVAPHSPFEQYRDAILLPPAWLEGGSWSYPLGTDPVGRDIMSRLIYGSQYSLFIGVFVTTLSLTTGIAIGVLAGYYGGWLDTTIMRLMDIILAFPSLLLALVLVAILGPGLTNGMIAIALTLQPHFVRLTRAAVMSEKTRDYVTAARLAGAGPFRLMFRTILPNCMAPLIVQATLSFSNAILDAAALGFLGMGAQPPAPEWGTMLAEAREFILRAWWVVTFPGLAILITVLAINLMGDGLRDALDPKLKRS; this is encoded by the coding sequence ATGGCTGAGACCACTCAAAGCCAGCCGGTCACCACAGCGGCGATGCGCCGCCAGATGCTGGCCGAGTTCTGGTTCTACTTTTCCGAAAACCGCGGCGCCGTCATTGGCCTCGTCGTTTTCATCGCCCTTGTGCTGATCGCGGTGTTTGCACCGCTGGTCGCACCGCATTCGCCATTCGAACAGTATCGCGATGCCATTCTCCTGCCGCCCGCCTGGCTTGAAGGCGGCAGTTGGAGCTATCCTCTGGGCACCGATCCGGTCGGCCGCGATATCATGTCGCGCCTGATCTACGGATCGCAATACTCGCTGTTCATCGGTGTGTTCGTCACGACGCTCTCGCTGACTACCGGCATCGCGATCGGCGTGCTGGCCGGCTATTACGGCGGTTGGCTCGACACCACGATCATGCGCCTGATGGACATCATCCTGGCATTTCCGTCGCTGCTTCTGGCACTGGTGCTTGTCGCGATCCTTGGACCGGGCCTGACCAACGGCATGATCGCCATCGCACTGACACTGCAGCCGCATTTCGTCCGCCTGACGCGTGCCGCGGTCATGTCGGAAAAGACCCGTGACTATGTGACGGCCGCCCGGCTGGCCGGGGCAGGGCCGTTCCGCCTGATGTTCCGCACCATCCTGCCGAACTGCATGGCGCCATTGATCGTCCAGGCAACGCTGTCGTTTTCGAACGCCATCCTCGACGCCGCAGCACTCGGCTTCCTCGGCATGGGCGCACAGCCGCCGGCACCCGAATGGGGCACCATGCTGGCAGAAGCCCGAGAGTTCATCCTGCGCGCCTGGTGGGTCGTGACTTTCCCGGGTCTGGCAATCCTGATCACGGTTCTGGCGATCAACCTGATGGGCGACGGCCTGCGCGACGCGCTCGACCCCAAGCTGAAGAGGTCCTGA
- a CDS encoding ABC transporter ATP-binding protein — protein sequence MALLDIQNLTVEFETASGWFKAVDGVSLSVNAGEVLAIVGESGSGKSVAMLAVMGLLPWTAKITADRMLFLGRDIQGMSPSDRRKLIGKDVAMIFQEPVASLNPCFTVGFQIEEVLKLHMGMGAKERRARAIELFKLVGLPDPAERLNHFPHQMSGGQCQRVMIAMAIACNPKLLIADEPTTALDVTIQKQILDLLMKLQVETGMGLIMITHDMAVVAETADRVIVQYKGKKMEEADVLSLFEAPKNPYTKALLSALPENATGDRLTTVSDFMAATQTTGGAA from the coding sequence ATGGCACTTCTCGACATTCAAAATCTCACGGTCGAGTTCGAGACCGCTTCGGGCTGGTTCAAGGCCGTCGATGGCGTGTCGCTTTCGGTCAATGCTGGCGAAGTGCTTGCAATCGTTGGCGAAAGTGGCTCCGGCAAGTCCGTTGCCATGCTGGCGGTCATGGGGCTTTTGCCTTGGACAGCCAAGATCACGGCCGATCGCATGCTCTTTCTCGGGCGCGATATACAGGGCATGTCGCCTTCCGATCGCCGCAAGCTGATTGGCAAGGATGTGGCGATGATCTTCCAGGAGCCTGTCGCCAGCCTCAACCCCTGCTTTACCGTCGGCTTCCAGATCGAGGAAGTGCTGAAACTGCATATGGGCATGGGTGCAAAGGAGCGCCGTGCCAGAGCGATCGAGCTGTTCAAGCTCGTCGGCCTGCCGGATCCGGCTGAACGCCTCAATCACTTCCCCCATCAGATGTCGGGCGGCCAGTGCCAGCGCGTGATGATCGCCATGGCGATTGCCTGCAATCCGAAACTGCTGATCGCCGACGAACCGACGACGGCCCTCGATGTGACGATTCAGAAGCAGATCCTTGATCTGCTGATGAAGCTGCAGGTCGAGACCGGCATGGGCCTGATCATGATCACCCATGACATGGCGGTGGTCGCCGAAACCGCCGACCGGGTCATCGTCCAGTACAAGGGCAAGAAGATGGAGGAGGCCGACGTGCTTTCGCTGTTCGAAGCGCCGAAGAACCCCTACACCAAGGCGCTGCTTTCCGCTTTGCCGGAAAATGCCACCGGTGATCGTCTGACGACGGTTTCCGATTTCATGGCAGCAACCCAGACGACGGGAGGTGCAGCATGA
- a CDS encoding dipeptide ABC transporter ATP-binding protein has protein sequence MSTAAGNTSGVPMLEIRDIKRDYHVPQGFLKADKTVHAVKGVSFKLETGKTLAIVGESGCGKSTLARILTFIDEPTGGELLIEGKKVDTRPGHLTAEMRQKVQIVFQNPYGSLNPRQKIGDVLGEPLLINTKMTPAERRERATEMLIKVGLGPEHYNRYPHMFSGGQRQRIAIARALMLNPKLLVLDEPVSALDLSVQAQVLNLLADLQEEFGLTYVFISHDLSVVRYIADEVMVMYYGEAVEYGTRDAVFSNPQHEYTRTLFAATPRADVESIRARMAKRGKLVSAG, from the coding sequence ATGAGCACTGCAGCCGGCAACACCAGCGGCGTTCCCATGCTGGAAATTCGCGACATCAAGCGCGATTATCACGTGCCGCAGGGCTTCCTGAAGGCCGACAAGACCGTGCATGCGGTCAAGGGCGTATCGTTCAAGCTCGAGACCGGCAAGACGCTGGCTATCGTCGGTGAAAGCGGCTGCGGCAAGTCGACCCTTGCCCGTATCCTTACCTTCATCGATGAGCCTACCGGCGGCGAACTGCTGATCGAAGGCAAGAAGGTCGATACCCGTCCGGGTCACCTGACTGCGGAAATGCGCCAGAAGGTGCAGATCGTCTTCCAGAACCCGTATGGATCGCTCAATCCGCGCCAGAAGATCGGCGACGTTCTCGGCGAACCGCTTTTGATCAACACCAAGATGACCCCCGCAGAACGCCGCGAGCGGGCAACGGAAATGCTGATCAAGGTCGGCCTCGGTCCGGAGCACTACAATCGCTATCCGCACATGTTCTCCGGCGGCCAGCGTCAGCGCATCGCGATTGCCCGTGCATTGATGCTGAACCCGAAGCTTCTGGTCCTCGACGAGCCGGTATCGGCGCTCGACCTGTCCGTCCAGGCACAGGTTCTCAACCTGCTTGCCGATCTGCAGGAAGAGTTCGGCCTGACTTATGTCTTCATCAGCCATGACCTTTCGGTCGTGCGCTACATCGCGGACGAGGTGATGGTCATGTACTACGGCGAGGCCGTCGAATACGGCACGCGTGACGCGGTTTTCTCCAATCCGCAGCACGAGTATACCCGCACATTGTTTGCCGCGACCCCGCGTGCCGATGTGGAATCGATCCGCGCCCGCATGGCAAAACGCGGCAAGCTGGTCAGCGCAGGCTAA
- a CDS encoding Lrp/AsnC family transcriptional regulator, with amino-acid sequence MTSDPQFDLDRIDRRIIECLLENASLSNAELADRVGLTAAPLSRRLSRLYSSGIIRQAVIIDAARVGLGLQAYVEITLDRTTPQVGDRFIQMVGRLPEVVEIHAVAGDFDFLLKISVRDMADYKRLIWQEFDRLAEIKTIRSTMVFDSPKISYGHLPE; translated from the coding sequence ATGACCAGCGACCCTCAATTCGACCTCGACCGCATCGACCGCCGCATTATCGAATGCCTGCTTGAAAATGCGAGCCTGAGCAATGCGGAGCTTGCAGACCGGGTTGGTCTCACCGCGGCACCGCTCTCGCGCAGGTTATCACGTCTCTACAGCAGCGGCATCATCCGCCAGGCGGTAATCATTGATGCGGCCCGGGTAGGCCTTGGCCTGCAGGCCTATGTCGAAATCACCCTGGACCGCACCACGCCACAGGTCGGCGATCGATTTATCCAGATGGTCGGCCGCTTGCCGGAAGTGGTGGAGATCCACGCTGTGGCCGGAGATTTCGATTTCCTGCTGAAGATCTCGGTGCGCGACATGGCCGACTACAAGCGGCTGATCTGGCAGGAATTCGATCGGCTGGCGGAGATCAAGACGATCCGATCCACCATGGTCTTCGACAGTCCGAAGATCTCCTACGGCCATCTGCCGGAATAG
- a CDS encoding amino acid aminotransferase: MFDKLASQPNDPLLALIGLYNADTRADKIDLGVGVYRDDLGRTPVLRAVKAAEKQLLDTQESKSYVAPEGDRVFLELLWDLVGGSNTGKFAAGVQTPGGSGALRLASDLFARAGTRRLWLGLPSWPNHAGIFGATGLTVETYPYFDVPTQSVRFASMMKAMTGAQAGDAVLIHASCHNPTGAGLTAAQWQELAAIIAERRLIPLIDSAYQGFGTGIEEDVAGLRQVIEAAPEALVAVSCSKSFGIYRERTGAIFAVAETQAAADIARSNLVTMARTSYSMPPDHGAAVVRTILASDTLRRNWVDELNAMRDRLNGLRRELANALSDGWQLAPQIAEQQGMFSLLPLSESQVLDMRKDHGIYMPTSGRINIAGLKSADIARVASVLKPLLG, from the coding sequence ATGTTCGACAAACTCGCCTCCCAACCGAACGATCCGCTGCTCGCCCTGATCGGGCTCTACAACGCCGATACGCGTGCGGATAAAATCGACCTCGGCGTCGGCGTCTACCGCGACGACCTGGGGCGCACGCCGGTGCTGCGAGCCGTCAAGGCCGCCGAAAAGCAGCTGCTCGACACCCAGGAGAGCAAGTCCTATGTGGCGCCGGAAGGCGACCGGGTCTTTCTGGAACTGCTCTGGGATCTGGTTGGCGGAAGCAACACCGGCAAGTTCGCGGCTGGCGTTCAGACACCCGGTGGCTCCGGCGCGCTGCGGCTGGCGTCCGATCTCTTTGCCCGCGCCGGAACCCGCCGTCTCTGGCTTGGCCTGCCAAGCTGGCCGAACCATGCCGGAATATTCGGTGCGACCGGACTTACCGTTGAAACCTATCCGTATTTCGACGTGCCAACGCAATCGGTGCGCTTCGCCAGCATGATGAAGGCGATGACGGGTGCCCAGGCAGGCGATGCCGTGCTGATCCATGCGAGCTGCCACAATCCTACAGGGGCGGGGCTGACGGCTGCGCAGTGGCAGGAGCTGGCGGCCATCATAGCCGAGCGCCGTCTCATACCCCTGATCGATTCTGCTTACCAAGGTTTCGGCACCGGCATCGAGGAGGACGTGGCAGGCCTGCGCCAGGTGATCGAAGCCGCGCCCGAAGCGCTGGTGGCCGTTTCCTGCTCGAAATCCTTCGGCATTTACCGCGAACGCACCGGCGCCATCTTTGCCGTGGCAGAAACACAGGCGGCCGCGGATATCGCCCGGTCAAATCTCGTCACCATGGCCCGCACCAGCTATTCGATGCCGCCGGACCACGGCGCGGCCGTCGTTCGCACCATTCTTGCCTCAGACACGCTGCGTCGTAACTGGGTGGATGAATTGAATGCGATGCGCGACCGCCTGAACGGCCTGCGCCGGGAATTGGCCAATGCCCTGTCCGATGGCTGGCAGCTTGCGCCACAGATTGCCGAACAGCAGGGCATGTTCTCGCTTCTGCCGCTGAGCGAGAGCCAAGTGCTCGACATGCGCAAGGATCACGGCATCTACATGCCGACGTCCGGCCGCATCAACATCGCCGGCCTGAAAAGCGCCGACATCGCCCGCGTTGCCTCTGTCCTCAAGCCATTGCTCGGATAA
- a CDS encoding YitT family protein, translating to MTTATANPVAPAERHRLYEDVLAMLSGTLFVSLGTLIYTKSMLTVGSTAGLALLMSYASGWGFGLIFFLVNLPFYILAVKRMGWGFTIRTFTAVALVSILSKLNAAWIDFSHLDPLYATIIGGGLIGTGLLMLFRHRTGLGGINILALYLQEKLGIRAGYVQLGVDLAILAAAFFILPTDRLAYSVLGAAIANLIIAINHKPGRYMGLS from the coding sequence ATGACCACCGCAACTGCCAATCCGGTGGCGCCCGCCGAGCGTCACCGGCTCTATGAAGACGTCCTGGCGATGCTGTCCGGCACGCTTTTTGTCTCCCTTGGGACGCTGATCTATACCAAGTCCATGTTGACCGTCGGCTCCACGGCCGGTCTGGCCTTGCTGATGTCCTATGCGTCGGGCTGGGGTTTCGGCCTGATTTTCTTTCTGGTCAATCTGCCGTTCTATATCCTTGCGGTCAAACGCATGGGCTGGGGCTTCACGATCCGCACATTCACCGCCGTTGCGCTGGTTTCGATCCTGTCAAAACTCAACGCGGCGTGGATCGACTTCTCCCATCTGGATCCGCTCTATGCGACGATCATCGGTGGCGGATTGATCGGCACGGGCCTCTTGATGCTGTTTCGCCATCGCACGGGACTGGGTGGCATCAACATCCTCGCTCTCTACCTGCAGGAAAAGCTCGGAATCCGCGCCGGATACGTCCAGCTCGGCGTCGATCTGGCGATCCTTGCAGCTGCCTTTTTCATACTCCCGACAGACCGGCTGGCCTATTCCGTCCTGGGTGCCGCCATCGCGAACCTGATCATCGCCATCAACCACAAGCCTGGCCGCTACATGGGGTTGAGCTGA
- a CDS encoding ABC transporter ATP-binding protein, whose product MVALKLEALGAHYGRNRIFTDITTGDIVGGMLTAVIGPNAAGKSTLFKRIAGLLKGEGIVHVSGEESLRPICYMPQDTGANAVLTVYESVLLAAKQGSGWKVADDELVDIDRILSSLRITDLAFRDLGELSGGQRQLVAIAQALVRKPQILLMDEPTSALDLFRQIEVLQHMHQLARETGMAVLIALHDLNHAMRYCDHSLVVADGRLVANGPTADVITPALLRRVYRVDARIENCTQGRPMVIVDAALA is encoded by the coding sequence ATGGTAGCCCTGAAGCTCGAGGCGCTTGGCGCCCACTATGGTCGCAACCGGATTTTTACCGATATCACCACCGGCGATATCGTCGGCGGCATGCTGACGGCGGTGATCGGGCCGAATGCTGCGGGAAAATCGACGCTGTTCAAGCGCATCGCCGGCCTGTTGAAGGGCGAGGGCATTGTGCATGTCAGCGGCGAGGAAAGCCTTCGGCCGATCTGTTACATGCCACAGGATACTGGCGCCAATGCCGTGCTGACTGTCTATGAAAGCGTTCTTCTTGCCGCAAAACAGGGCTCCGGCTGGAAGGTTGCGGATGACGAATTGGTCGACATCGACCGTATCCTGTCGTCCCTTCGCATCACCGATCTCGCTTTCCGGGATCTGGGCGAATTGTCGGGCGGCCAGCGACAGCTGGTCGCCATTGCTCAGGCTCTGGTTCGCAAGCCGCAAATTCTGCTGATGGACGAACCGACGTCGGCTCTTGATCTCTTCCGGCAGATCGAGGTCTTGCAGCATATGCACCAGCTTGCCCGCGAGACGGGAATGGCCGTCCTGATCGCGCTCCACGATCTCAACCATGCCATGCGCTACTGCGACCATTCGCTCGTCGTGGCTGACGGCCGCCTGGTTGCCAATGGGCCGACGGCCGATGTCATCACCCCTGCCCTGCTTCGCCGCGTTTACCGGGTGGATGCTCGGATCGAAAATTGCACGCAAGGTCGCCCGATGGTGATCGTTGATGCGGCGCTGGCCTGA
- a CDS encoding FecCD family ABC transporter permease: protein MAVVTEDVAGVEGRGRYRALTARRVLILSALFVTLIVSVAVDMALGPARYSLAEVVSTILYPGEANNQLRVVIWDIRMPIALMAVTVGACLSLAGAQMQTILANPLASPFTLGISAAAGFGAALALVGGVAVFPAAVQYMVPINAFLMAMLASLFIYSVSTLRGVTVETIVLLGIALVFTFNALLSLLEYLASEQALAAVVFWTMGSLTKATWAKVGVTAAVLVFCVPLFASKAWALTALRLGDDKAASFGVNVKALRLETMMLVSLLAAIPVSFVGTIGFVGLVGPHIARMLVGEDQRFFLPGSIICGALLLSVTSVVSKMLIPGAILPIGVITALVGVPFFFSLIFTHRRRAW from the coding sequence ATGGCCGTCGTGACTGAAGACGTAGCCGGGGTCGAGGGGCGCGGTCGCTACCGAGCGTTGACCGCGCGGCGCGTGCTGATCCTGAGCGCATTGTTTGTCACACTGATCGTCAGTGTTGCCGTCGACATGGCGCTTGGACCCGCGCGTTACTCGCTGGCAGAGGTTGTTTCGACGATCTTGTATCCAGGCGAGGCCAACAACCAGCTGCGCGTCGTCATCTGGGATATCCGCATGCCGATCGCGCTGATGGCGGTGACGGTTGGTGCGTGTCTCTCTCTTGCCGGCGCGCAGATGCAGACCATTCTGGCCAATCCCTTGGCGAGCCCGTTCACGCTCGGCATTTCGGCAGCCGCCGGATTTGGCGCGGCGCTGGCCTTGGTCGGCGGTGTCGCCGTCTTTCCGGCTGCCGTGCAATATATGGTGCCGATCAACGCGTTCCTCATGGCGATGCTGGCCTCGCTGTTCATCTACAGCGTATCCACGCTGCGTGGCGTGACCGTCGAGACCATCGTCCTGCTCGGCATTGCCCTGGTCTTTACCTTCAATGCGCTGCTGTCGCTGCTGGAATATCTGGCGTCCGAGCAGGCGCTTGCGGCGGTTGTCTTCTGGACGATGGGTTCACTCACCAAGGCGACATGGGCAAAGGTTGGCGTGACCGCTGCCGTTCTGGTGTTTTGCGTGCCGCTTTTTGCCAGCAAGGCATGGGCTTTGACGGCATTGCGCCTCGGCGACGACAAGGCCGCGTCTTTCGGCGTCAACGTCAAGGCTCTGCGCCTAGAGACGATGATGCTGGTGAGCCTTCTGGCGGCAATCCCCGTGTCATTCGTTGGCACGATCGGCTTCGTCGGCCTGGTTGGCCCGCACATCGCCCGCATGCTGGTCGGCGAAGACCAGCGTTTCTTCCTTCCGGGTTCGATCATCTGCGGCGCCTTGCTCTTGTCGGTGACTTCGGTCGTCTCGAAAATGCTGATCCCGGGCGCCATTTTGCCGATCGGGGTGATTACCGCGCTCGTCGGCGTACCCTTCTTCTTTTCGCTGATTTTCACGCACCGGAGGCGCGCATGGTAG
- a CDS encoding ABC transporter substrate-binding protein yields the protein MFYLDKVASAAAISLVLFSTAAYAGETVKIKDITGREVEVNVPVERVILGEGRQIYFTAALDTEKPFGRVVGWRDDFKKADLDGYNIYLKKFPEMEKIPTFGGMKDGTFDIEQAVVLKPDVIIMNTEAKSATEESGYIEKLAAVGIPLVYIDFREKPMENTDDSMRIIGKLFGKEERAEEFVKFHDEQIARVTDTLAKAADLKKPVVFIERAGGYSDDCCMSFGNENFGKMVELAGGINMAKDFIPGTFGTVNPEQIIASNPDQVIVTGSNWELYVPGGKWIGVGPGADKAIAAQKLAELMKRPGFTDVKAVKDGNVHAIWHQFYNSPYQFVAVQQIAKWLHPDLFNDVDADATFKEMHDRFLPVDYQPGYFASLKPGL from the coding sequence GTGTTTTATCTCGACAAGGTGGCTTCCGCCGCCGCGATTTCGCTCGTTCTTTTTTCCACGGCCGCCTATGCTGGCGAGACCGTGAAGATCAAGGATATCACGGGTCGTGAAGTTGAAGTGAACGTGCCTGTCGAGCGCGTCATCCTCGGCGAAGGCAGGCAGATCTACTTTACCGCAGCGCTGGACACCGAAAAGCCGTTCGGTCGCGTCGTCGGCTGGCGTGATGATTTCAAGAAGGCGGACCTGGACGGCTACAACATCTATCTCAAGAAGTTCCCGGAGATGGAAAAGATCCCGACCTTCGGTGGCATGAAGGATGGAACTTTCGACATCGAGCAGGCCGTGGTCCTCAAGCCTGACGTGATCATCATGAACACGGAGGCGAAATCGGCCACCGAGGAAAGCGGTTACATCGAAAAGCTTGCAGCGGTGGGTATTCCGCTCGTCTATATCGACTTCCGCGAGAAGCCGATGGAAAATACCGACGATTCCATGCGCATCATTGGCAAGCTGTTCGGCAAGGAAGAGCGCGCCGAGGAATTCGTCAAATTCCATGACGAGCAGATTGCCCGTGTTACGGACACGCTTGCCAAGGCTGCCGATCTGAAGAAGCCGGTCGTGTTTATCGAGCGCGCCGGCGGCTACTCTGACGATTGCTGCATGTCCTTCGGCAACGAGAACTTCGGCAAGATGGTCGAACTCGCCGGCGGCATCAACATGGCCAAGGACTTCATTCCCGGCACGTTCGGCACCGTCAATCCGGAGCAGATCATCGCATCCAATCCTGACCAGGTGATCGTCACGGGTTCCAATTGGGAACTGTATGTTCCCGGTGGCAAATGGATCGGCGTCGGTCCGGGCGCCGACAAGGCGATCGCTGCCCAGAAGCTCGCCGAGTTGATGAAGCGCCCCGGCTTTACCGATGTAAAAGCGGTCAAGGATGGCAATGTCCATGCTATCTGGCACCAGTTCTACAACAGCCCTTACCAGTTCGTCGCTGTGCAGCAGATCGCCAAGTGGCTGCATCCCGACCTGTTCAATGATGTCGACGCGGATGCAACGTTTAAGGAAATGCATGATCGCTTCCTGCCGGTCGACTACCAGCCGGGCTATTTCGCCTCGCTGAAGCCTGGCCTTTGA
- a CDS encoding class I SAM-dependent methyltransferase, producing MQAVSTLSNHDLRDEIKAYWSLRAETFDTQPGHEIFSEDERAAWHALFRKHLGEGQGRDALDLACGTAVVSHILDDLGFKVTGLDWAEPMLERARAKAAKRGREIRFLMGDAENTMEADQSYDVITNRHLVWTLVDPLACFREWNRVLKKGGRVLIVDGDFVNVSPLTRMMKRLTRWASRIGLAKDAMHGAPNSDMAETHNRILSRVHFSNGAHAEAVVELLRQAGFEKITVDTDLGPIHRAQRKNFSFLKGLERATQHRYAICAEK from the coding sequence ATGCAAGCTGTTAGCACTCTATCGAATCATGACCTGCGTGACGAAATTAAAGCCTATTGGTCGCTCAGAGCCGAGACTTTTGACACCCAACCCGGTCATGAAATCTTTTCAGAAGACGAACGGGCGGCTTGGCACGCTCTGTTTAGAAAGCATCTTGGCGAAGGGCAGGGGAGGGACGCGCTGGATCTGGCCTGCGGCACCGCAGTCGTATCCCATATCCTCGACGACCTAGGTTTCAAGGTTACCGGTCTCGACTGGGCAGAGCCGATGCTTGAGCGCGCCCGCGCAAAGGCCGCAAAACGTGGCCGGGAGATCCGATTCCTGATGGGCGACGCAGAAAACACCATGGAAGCCGACCAGTCGTATGACGTGATCACCAATCGCCACCTTGTCTGGACACTCGTCGATCCGCTGGCCTGTTTTCGCGAATGGAACCGCGTGCTGAAAAAAGGCGGACGAGTGCTCATTGTCGATGGCGACTTCGTTAATGTCTCACCCCTGACCCGGATGATGAAACGGTTGACCCGATGGGCATCCCGCATTGGCCTGGCCAAGGATGCCATGCATGGCGCGCCGAATTCCGACATGGCGGAAACGCACAATCGCATCCTGTCGCGGGTCCATTTTTCCAACGGCGCCCATGCCGAAGCGGTGGTGGAACTGCTACGCCAAGCGGGGTTCGAAAAGATAACCGTCGATACGGATCTTGGCCCGATCCACCGTGCCCAGCGCAAGAACTTTTCTTTCCTGAAGGGCCTGGAGCGGGCGACCCAGCACCGCTATGCCATCTGCGCGGAGAAATAG
- a CDS encoding AbrB/MazE/SpoVT family DNA-binding domain-containing protein: protein MATTVTSKGQVTIPKPVRDLLGIVPGTEVEFHRAEDGSVVLTRADRKVGRSRFGALRGHAGEGMSTDAIMALTRSDEV from the coding sequence ATGGCGACAACAGTCACATCCAAGGGGCAGGTCACGATCCCCAAACCGGTGCGCGACCTGCTCGGCATCGTGCCGGGCACGGAGGTCGAGTTTCACCGTGCCGAAGATGGCAGCGTGGTGCTGACCCGTGCCGATCGCAAGGTCGGGAGAAGCCGTTTCGGCGCGTTGCGCGGCCATGCCGGCGAAGGCATGAGTACCGACGCGATCATGGCCCTGACGCGAAGCGACGAGGTTTGA
- a CDS encoding type II toxin-antitoxin system VapC family toxin, whose protein sequence is MILVDTNVLLDLVTDDPVWAPWSVDRLEAAALEGPLLINDVVYAELAVRYAKIERLDEFVEAAGLIHAPITKAALFLAGKVFTAYRKAGGSRTGVLPDFFIGAHAAVGGFPVLTRDSGRYRSYFPKLTLITPGT, encoded by the coding sequence TTGATCCTCGTCGATACCAATGTTCTGCTCGATCTGGTCACCGACGATCCCGTCTGGGCACCCTGGTCGGTGGACCGGCTGGAGGCTGCCGCCCTTGAAGGACCGCTCCTGATCAATGACGTGGTCTATGCCGAACTTGCCGTGCGCTATGCCAAGATCGAGCGGCTGGACGAATTTGTCGAAGCGGCTGGCCTGATCCATGCTCCGATCACCAAGGCAGCCCTGTTTCTCGCCGGCAAGGTCTTCACTGCCTATCGCAAGGCTGGCGGATCACGCACTGGCGTGCTGCCGGATTTCTTTATCGGAGCGCATGCTGCCGTCGGCGGTTTCCCTGTGCTGACCCGCGACAGCGGTCGCTATCGCAGCTATTTCCCCAAGCTTACACTGATCACACCCGGAACGTGA